The Lycium ferocissimum isolate CSIRO_LF1 chromosome 8, AGI_CSIRO_Lferr_CH_V1, whole genome shotgun sequence DNA segment TCTCTTCATTGTATGTTTATCCTAAAAGAGAAATAACaattctcctctctctctctttctctacaatATTCTTCTTCTAGCTTTATTATTTTCTAACAACTATATtattttactaatgattttcaccccccaactttgctttaaaaatcaaactccccctcaactttgaacaatagacattcgCCCCCTCTTTATTCTATGCAATGTCTATTTCACCCATGTCATTTTCAATCCTCCATTTAtctaaatattattatattatatacaatatattttttcaaccccaaaatctatatatatatatatatatatatatatatatatatatatatatatatatatatatatatatatatattatatttaagtTCGGTAACATTATAAGCAAAATAatacttttatgaatttgtcGCAAAATTTAATGCtactttttatgatttttatttcaatattatatgtcttaagtatgtatatatgtatggacaTGCATGTGTCtgtatatttaagtttcacttctttcttattctttattgtctaTATAAATAAACAAGTTTTGATGTCATTAATGAAACATTTCTTacattactccctccgtcccaatttgtatgatactctttcctttttagtctgtcccgaAAAGtattgacacatttctatatttatttaaagttcaattttaagtttaccattttacctttaatgaaatgatttctctagccacacaaatttctatagatcgttttagaccacaagttccagaaatctttcttttgttcttaaactttgtgtcaagtcaaacaccttcatatAAAATGGGACGAAGGGtgtataatttaaaattcatttacaatataaataataatttttaaaagctgtctctatttttattaatttaattgtaTTACCtgcattgaaatatatttattaccTATTATTTTCACTTGTATAAATAGAGATTAGAGATTGATTattatgaataaaattaattctttttatcttGTTACTTTACTTCGTTTATATAACATCATTAACGCATATActcaattaatatttcttacttttttcttCACCCAagagataatattttttttttttttttgttacatggataaaaaaatgaaaaatatcattactttaaagaagtaaaaaagaagaagacaaaagttgataatgtaagggtaaaaaaGGAATTTAAAAAAGCCAATTAGGTTAAAAGGGGGAAATGtttattgttcaaagttgatgggtgagtttgatttttaaagcaaactTGGGAggtgtaaatgattttcacccttttACTAATTATTCGTTATCAAGTAGGAAAGGTAGTTCATGCACATTCGCGATAACCCCAACCTGCAAAGCCTTAATTTATTtccacaactttttttttttttacaagatTGTCCCATGTATGGGGTGTTATATATTAGAAGACAATTACAAGAGGTGAACTTGGCTGTAACACCTTGTGTCTTCGGGCTAAGGTTTGACCAATAATATAGAGATATAATGGAACCAAGATGGGAGGTGTAGGAAGCGTTTTGAAATCTATAAAAGGTATAAGAAGAGTCTTTGGGCAAATTAAAGTTGGAAGCTGCACTGGGAaacatgttttcaagtgagatGCATAAGGTGTCACTTAAAGCGAGTCTAACCCCCTTATTAGTTGGGATATTGAAAAAATTCGTTGATAAAAGTTAtaggcctttgaaatacctttccatatatatataaggatcaCGTCAAACAGAtctctgtaaaaaaaaaattatgtacatTTTACTGAAGAGCTGTCAGTAGTGCTCGTCCACGAGCTCGCAATGCGAGAGGACTTGCGACCTAAGACTGTGTCGCGCACGTAGGGGCAGCGAAGTAAGGCCCATTGTGTGCGCAAGCGCATGCTGCTGGGCACGCAATGCGTCCTCCATGGCGTGCGACCCCTGCAACCTTTTTAAGTGTGTTGGTCtcctaattttcattttattcttcacttcttcaaacTCTAGCACGAATTTTCTCTCATCATCCTCCTACAGGCAAGCTTCTTCGATGTATTCCAAGAAATTCTAGTGATTATACATGAATTATAAGCGACATCGTATGCTACAAACCTAggatattcaaaaaaaaatccttctCAAGGGTTCAAGTGAAGGAATTGGAGTTCTTCATcaaaagtttggatttttctttggGTTTTGGAGCTAATAAGGTATATAATGCTAGCTCTTTATGTGCAGGAATAATGTTgatcttccccacgccacgttttTTCCTATTACCACGAATTGCATCAGAAATAAAGTCATGCCCTAGTTTCAAGAAAAGCTTCATAACTTCTGTTCTTTAAATGATATACCCGCTTAGAATAATAAAACAGATGATATTTGTCGAGAAGTGCAAAAGTTTCGTAGTTCGTTCATGATTGTCATTCCGAACATCGTGAACAGTACGTAATCAGTGTAGGCTCATGTTTGATATCTCATGAGTCTTAGTCATGAAAACTCAGAATGATTATGAACAGTTAATACTCTAAATTCTATAAACAGTCCATGATTCCATGTCTCAGAATAGTAATGCTCAACATTTCATGTTATGAATTACATTATGATtctcatttccatgatataaATTGCGAAATGATGATCACATATATTTGAGCCCGAGGCCAGagtttatgtatacatatacttgggcctgaggccacagaATTATACACTTATAATAGGGCCAGAGCCACAGTTTATGAACTTAGTTAAATAGGTGATTTCCCATGTTCAGTTCGGGGTACTTAtcgttatgatccttatgttctatTTAGTTATCCTTatattttcagtttcagttcggTTTCAGCATTCAATATTCAGTTATGacttatgttattgatttgggctGCCCATTCCCCCGAGCATCACAACTATTTATTCAATCAGTTAGTTTAACATAGGAGTGCTATTCCGTAGTACTTACGTCACTTTTGTCGGGGGcgctgcatttcacgatgcaggtacagAGACAGGTGACGACAGGACTTCACGTTAGAACTTGCTCGTattagctagttggtgagcCCTATGTCATTCGGGGCATTATCCATACTTTTCAGTCAGTATTAGACAGTTGAGGTGTGTTGGGCCTTGTCCCGATAAATAGTTAGTATTTCAGTATTCACGTCAGAGGCTTCATAGAATAGATTAGCAATTCTGTCAATATTATTCAGATATTGTCATAGCCATGACGGCTACACTTTATTGTTTTCAAATTATTTCCACATTTATGCTCAGGCCAATGATTCGGGGCGTGAAATCAGCCTTACTTCCGACTACAACACACTTACTTCCGACTACAACACAAGGATAAAACTTTTATTCTTCACAAAAAGAGTAAAGGGGAAAGCTAACATAGACATTCCATCCCTCACAAAAAAGACTACTTATACAGCTAACTAACAAAAAAGTTTGTCCTGTCATATTTGAGCCTCATAGAAGGCATTTGGCTCTTGTCCAGTTCGAATGGACCCTTAGCCTCCACAGGAAGTTGCTGATAGGAGTCATAGAAGGACGTCTCATTCTAACTGGTCAAGGCTAATTTAGCAAGATGGTGGTCTGCAACCTTATTGGCCTATCTAAAACAGTGTTCTACCTTGACATTAACAAGTTTCTTCAGATGTTGAACCTCCTTAATGATCCAGTTAAGCTAATAGTTGTAGCATTTGTTGTCATTGATTATTTGGACTAGAGAAGTGAATCCACCtcaagtataaaatttatgtagtTCAAAAGAATGCACCAGCTCTAAGTCTCAACCTGTATTTAGCTGACAAAGCTTCTGCCTCTAGGTTACTGTCGCATTGTATAGGAGAGGATCTTCGCGTCAATTGCTTTTTTTGAGAAGTTTACATAAGCATCATTGCTTCTAGAAATGGATCTTGAAAATGGAGGGATTATCGCGCAACTCGTGGCGAGGTCAATTAGCTTAGAACCAGGTTTCATACGGTATTAGCCACTGGAGAAGGCTATAACAAGTTCACCCTTGTCATTTCTCAACATCCCTCCTATACCAGCTTTTACAGTAAAAGAGATGAAGCTCCCATCTGTGTTCAGCTTCAATTCCACAATTCTCTCTTTATAAATATTGCTTTTATCACTTTTTCCACTAAAAATTTGAATTGACTAAACCGTTTAAGAAACTAAAATGCAGATATCAGCGAGCACAAGTAGTGCAATCCTTGTGGCAGTAGCTCTTCTTTCATTACATGCATGTCAGTGCTCAATCAGATTGCCAACAGGTAATCGTTGGCTTAGCACTGTGCCAACTGGTCACAATTTACAAACATGTATCACAGCAGATGTACACCAAACACACCCTCACTAACAGGTACCCTTCAAAGTTCAAAACTGAAAGAATCCACCAATTTTTTGTTCAAAACTGAAAGAAtccaccaatttttttttttttggaagtaAATATAGATGGTAGAATACTCAAAGATTTGAATCGTCACGTTTTTTAATAAAGAAGCAAAACgttcaaaaatatcaaaatcacTCGTGACCAAGAAACTACTGACCCTTGTGTTAGTAGTTTCGTATCATTAGGACTAATTAATTCCGCAAATTTATTAATCCAATTTCTTCTTGGCCATTTTAGAGGAATTCAAAAATATCACAAACTGCTTACTAAaatatttgattaattaatatgCATCAACTATTACAAGTAGATTATAGAAGGAACGCACCCCTACCTAAGAAAATCTTCCAATATGAGCATTACAAAAATTAGAAATCATACCATTAAAATAGGCGCTAAAGTTACAACAAATAGTGATAATACCAATAAATTAAGCTAAAAGTACAGTAGATGAAGGGCGCTACTGGGGTAAAAAGTAACAACACTAGCCAAAGGATCAAAATAAAGAAGTCACACCCTAATGTAGAGGAAGTACCTAAAACCTGAAAATTTTTGAACATTAGGTAGCAGACTTGTTAACTACCATTGGAGAAGTAAAATATCTGAAAGAAGACAAAGGATTAAATCCcaacaaagacaaaaaaaagaCGCTATAAGTTGCTATTTCTTTCTCCGTAAGCCTTGGTAGACAAAGTTATGATAAATGTGCTACTCCCACTGCGTCCAAACTGACACAGACGCTACCATTAttgaaaaatcaacaaaaagaagaggaaagatGAGTCCTTCCTGTAAACTTACTACTTATAACTAGGTATTGCATTGGAATTCAGCTACTTAAGCGCACAACAGCCTGCCCCCAACGGGGCAGTGGAGATGGGTGTAGTTGCACCAGACCATCACAGCCTTTGTACTGAAAACATTAAGTGAAAGGAACTGATGGCAAGTTTTAAAATAACTTTGTAAACAATTTCGGGGAAATGTAATAGAGTAAATTGTTAATGCACAAGAACATCTAATTATTACAGTTTCCATTTAGAAAGTTTTCAAGTCTAGCAAATGTTTCCCTACTGAAACTGCAGAGCTGAACCCTCTTCTCCTCCGAGCCAGCAACATTACTTCAGGGTGAAGAAATCCTTTTGTACCCTCTTTCTGAAAGCAGAGAGGGAGAGGGCCAAGTGCATCAAGAGTTGCCAAACTCCACAAATCACCTGTACATTCTATCCTTCCAGCTTTTACCCGACGAGTTTACAGAAAGAGCATAAAAAATAAAGCTCTTTGAATGACCTAACTTAAAAGAGTGACCAATAACCCCATTCCTTTCAGACAAAATACACAGTTATGTAAGACAAGACGACCAtcacaaagaaggaaaaggacaAAGAAGCCCATCTTTCCTTCAAtgaagcaaaagaaaaagggagaaagagaaaaacagagaagaaaagagaaacaGGGAAAGAAGATGGTGAGAGAAACAGAGGGAAAAGACATGGATTAGGAGGAAGAGGAACTAGGCCTTAAAAGACGCCTAACATATATGCATACCCATGCTTCCACAGCCTTCTATATTCTCCTAGACTGATGCTGAAGCAGAACAACATGTTCTGGCAAAGAGAAGCCAGAAAGTAACCTTGAGAACTACGGATGTACAACTGCACTTGCTATTATGAAATCTTACCATCTCAGCTAACAGCTTACAGATTCGGGATTTATATGTCCACTGCTTCCACCATGAGCGTTGAATCCAGTAACAGGCATGGATCGCTCAGCAAAATTCAACAACAGCTTCCTTTGGTGCTCATTTGTATGTGGAAGACTAGCACGTAAAAGTTCCACTGGCATTTCTCTGCTTACGGCTCTTGCGACCTCTGAACTAATCATTTCAGCGGCGTCTGGTTGAGTCTGCGCTAGTATCGATTGCATGATACTGTCATACTTACTCAGACAATACTTTGTAAGTAAACCAAAAAAAGCATCAAAAGATGCCTGCCAAAGGGCAGGATTAGGCATGCTGAAGCTGTTAGCAGCCTGAGGATCAGTTAATAGAACAGTTGCCCTTTCAAGAACAGATTTTAGAATAATGGAGGCTCCATCTCCAGCAGGGCTTCCAAGAGGGCGAAGAGGTGGCTGTTCCGAGGAACACACAACAGCAGCAAGACAAGCACTGAGTGAATTGAGGTCCATGCCACTGACGCTTTTAGAGACTATTTTTGCAAGATCAGAGATGGTCTCAGCTGCTTCTAGGTCAGGTGGAAGACCACCATACAAAAACCTCAAATGGCGAAAAATTGCCATACAAACTATTCTGACAAGCTCGCCACCAGGTAGAAGAAGCTGAAGATACCTTGAGATGAGCTTTCGGCCCTTGGGAAGAGACAGCAACCATAGAAATACAATGTCATCTTTAGGGGTAAGCCCGACAGAAGAACTGCCACTTTTGCCAAGCGGGTCAACTAGTTGAAGTGAGGCAGCCATGCCTTCCAGCAGGATCTGTCGCTTCCGCCTGAGCTGAGCACCACCGTCTTGGGGCTGAATAAACTGAAGGAGCCTGTCAATGTCATCTACCTCAGTGAGAAGATAGAAACCATCTTCTATTGTGATTCTAGCTGCAAGCATTGGCTCCTGTTCCAAGGGTCTCTCGGATATCTTCTGTTCAATACTCCCATCAATGCCAACAAAGCCTGGTGGATCAACTTCAAGAAGTGGACGAGGCCTACGgatggaagaaaatgaaaccCGTCCCTGAGCATCAACATGAAGATGAGGCTGTGACTCTGCGCTATTACGCGACCGAGAAGACTGTTCCTTATTTGGACAGAACCGATGTTTTGACCTCGACTCCATTGCTTTCTTTGCAAGGCGGGCCTGGTGATAGTAGTCGTCTACATATGGATCATTGCCATGTGCTGCAGAATGCTGCATTTTCAGGATGCTCTCTATTTCATCACCAGTCATATACTTAGATCGGAACTGTGGCATATTACTTTCACTTTTGTGGCTAGCAGTATCCGAGCCTTGTTTAGAAAAGCGCACATTTTGTCTACCCTTGTGTGACGGCTTAGATCGTGGATCTCTAAAATCATACTTTCCTAGATGAGATGGTGAAGGGAAGGAACTAAACAATTGGGATCTTAGTGCTGAAAAATGAGCTAAAGAAGGCTGAACTGAAAGATGAAGCCTCTGCTGTTGCAACTGCTGTGGGGACAGTAACTGGGGGGATAGTAAGCCGTTTTGatgaggaaattgatgatgtAAGACGCTATCTAAGAGACCAGTATGGTCCCCATGGATGAGTCCGGCATGGCTGGTCCACTGGTTTTGCAACCTAGTAGTAAGAGAAAGACTAGTAGAGTTCAATTGTGGGATGTTTCCACCACCATAGTGGAGCCCATGAGGAGCCAAGCCTGTCAAATGCATATTAGAGTTCAACAGATTAGCAGAAGAATAGGGAGACTGAGGTCCAGCAGAAAGAGATGACATGTTTTGTCGGGAAAGGCTGTGTTGTGGTGAGGGTTGAGATCTACCACCAGGAGGAGGAAAAGAAGTGTAAGATGATTTCGGTAATAAAATGGGTTCACTTAAGTAGTGCTGAAGTTGCTGGGGTTGTGGGGGTTGCTCAGGGTATGAGGATGTTCTATACAATGGTTTTGACTCTGCAAGATGCACTGCAGAGATATGTGGCTGTGAAGACCATTTTTTGCTTTCCTGGTAACATTCAGTGTCAGATAAATGCTGATCAAACCAATCATGAAAGTCTGCTTCTTTCGCCCATTCAGCTGCAGATGAACCTGCACATAAGGTCTATCAATTAAAGAGAAGAATGATTACAATGCCCTAAAGAGATAATCTAGTGTACATCGCAAAGGCAAAGAGGTCACCATAGTAGATGAACATGCAAACAAGAAGATGTGAGACATGCATGATACATTCGTGTCTCAAGCAGTGGAGAAAAGACAGGAAACAGTGTCTAAAGAAAGAAGATGGAAGATGATAGGGTGCTAAAGTCAAGGTCAAGTTAACAGATCCTTGTGTTTCACCTCTAAAATGCTCAAACTTCAATACTTTGTTCTCACACGCACAGTGCAAGGACCCAGACATGCACAAATCCCAAGGTTATAGGCCGCTAAATCTTAACATACAGCCACCATTTCTTTATTTgataaggggaaaaaaaaaaatgaagggtgtATTATAAGACATAGTAGCATATAAGCTTGGGACTGGTGCATGTATCGGTCCCTCCTCTGTGAGCTTGTGAGAATAAATGTATTcagtttcatttcattttatatgatatCTGAAAGACCAAAAGATGTAAGACTAGTGCCACGGTTGACTGAGTTTTAGGTGCCTATATATGATATCACAGATATTCACAAATCTGGGACTAGTGGCACAAATGTGCATGGGCAGATAGAATAATGAAGGGGCATTGTTTTCTATCTCAAAGTAATCTCAGGCAAGCTAAAGAGCAAAATTATATTTCAGGCAATACAGAAACTAGCCCAAGAGATTTATCAAATATTCAGATACCAACATCAGCTAATGACTAAATATGTGCACTTACTTTCCCTTGAAAAAGAGCCTGATCCACGGTCACCAATAACGCCAGGATGCCTTGGTCCAGTGACATTTCTGTTCAActggagaaaaggaaaaaaaagtattCAGATTGATCCAGTACAAGTAGATATTCGGTGCTCAATAGAGAAGATGTAAAAAGTCACAACCACAGTTTAGGTGCTTTAGATTTTTTTAGAGGCAATACCTCAAAG contains these protein-coding regions:
- the LOC132068727 gene encoding protein PAT1 homolog 1-like yields the protein MERSNSRDFKDLTSSSSSISDGALFDASQYAFFGRDITEEVELGCLDGEKDNSDLAIRGDDEIQEYHLFEKDEGSVLGSLSDIDDLATTFSKLNRNVTGPRHPGVIGDRGSGSFSRESSSAAEWAKEADFHDWFDQHLSDTECYQESKKWSSQPHISAVHLAESKPLYRTSSYPEQPPQPQQLQHYLSEPILLPKSSYTSFPPPGGRSQPSPQHSLSRQNMSSLSAGPQSPYSSANLLNSNMHLTGLAPHGLHYGGGNIPQLNSTSLSLTTRLQNQWTSHAGLIHGDHTGLLDSVLHHQFPHQNGLLSPQLLSPQQLQQQRLHLSVQPSLAHFSALRSQLFSSFPSPSHLGKYDFRDPRSKPSHKGRQNVRFSKQGSDTASHKSESNMPQFRSKYMTGDEIESILKMQHSAAHGNDPYVDDYYHQARLAKKAMESRSKHRFCPNKEQSSRSRNSAESQPHLHVDAQGRVSFSSIRRPRPLLEVDPPGFVGIDGSIEQKISERPLEQEPMLAARITIEDGFYLLTEVDDIDRLLQFIQPQDGGAQLRRKRQILLEGMAASLQLVDPLGKSGSSSVGLTPKDDIVFLWLLSLPKGRKLISRYLQLLLPGGELVRIVCMAIFRHLRFLYGGLPPDLEAAETISDLAKIVSKSVSGMDLNSLSACLAAVVCSSEQPPLRPLGSPAGDGASIILKSVLERATVLLTDPQAANSFSMPNPALWQASFDAFFGLLTKYCLSKYDSIMQSILAQTQPDAAEMISSEVARAVSREMPVELLRASLPHTNEHQRKLLLNFAERSMPVTGFNAHGGSSGHINPESVSC